The Terrirubrum flagellatum nucleotide sequence CGAAGCCTGGGTGATGCGCCGCCGCACGCAGGAAGAGATGGACCAGCTTGTCGCCGCCGCAGGCTTCCGCAAGATCACGCAACGGATCGATGAATGGGGCGTGTTCACCGTGTCGTTGGCGGAGCGCGCGTGAAAGACCTTGCCGCCGGTGTGGAGAGGCGGCCCATCGGCCGCGCCTTCGTCTGGCTCGCCGCGCTCGGCGTCTTCTTCTATGCGAGCTATGGCCTCGCCAACTGGCTTGCGACCTTGCGCGCGCATGTGCCGTCGATCGTGTTCTCGTGGGAGCGCAGCGTTCCGTTCATCGCCTGGACGATCATTCCGTACTGGACGACGAATCTCTTCTACAGCCTGTCCTTCTTCATCTGCCGCAATCGTCGCGAGCTTGATGCGCATGGCAGAAGGCTTCTGACCGCGCAGATCATCGCGGTGACCTGCTTCATCCTGTTGCCGCTGAAATTCTCATGGCCGAAGCCTGATACGGACGGGATCGCCGGATTCTTCTTCGAGACGCTTGGCGCCTTCGACAAGCCGTTCAATCAGGCGCCTTCGCTGCATGTGGCGCTGTCGATTGCGCTGTTCTCGCTCTACGCCCGCATCCTGCCGCGCTGGGCGACGATCGCGCTCTCAGCCTGGTTCGTTCTCGTCGTCGCGTCTGTCATGACGACCTTCCAGCATCATTTCATCGATATCCCGACCGGCGCGCTGCTCGGCCTGTTCTGCATCTGGCTCTGGCCGCTCGAGGGCGGCGCGCGTCTCACCGGCTGGCAGGTCACGCATGACGCGCGACG carries:
- a CDS encoding phosphatase PAP2/dual specificity phosphatase family protein; this translates as MKDLAAGVERRPIGRAFVWLAALGVFFYASYGLANWLATLRAHVPSIVFSWERSVPFIAWTIIPYWTTNLFYSLSFFICRNRRELDAHGRRLLTAQIIAVTCFILLPLKFSWPKPDTDGIAGFFFETLGAFDKPFNQAPSLHVALSIALFSLYARILPRWATIALSAWFVLVVASVMTTFQHHFIDIPTGALLGLFCIWLWPLEGGARLTGWQVTHDARRRTLALRYMIAAAFFAAAGLALHGGWLWLLWPAFAFLGVSAAYLALGPALFDKTPDGRIGWPVRLMLAPYLIGAWINSRLWTIGTPRAVAVADGVFLGRFPSRRDLEAFGEVVDLTSELSRPRFAGVWTSLPMLDLAAPPADRLRAAARVIESARAQRSTLVCCALGYGRSVLAVAVWLTRTGRADTLDAAIAMLRAKRPRLSIHPDQLRAAREAVDGDR